The window GATTGCGATAACTGACGGCGATTTCCGCCAGCACCGCCTCGCGCCGCGCGGCCCGCACGCCTGATCCCGAAGGGACCACGGACGATGCCCCCGCCGTTTCATGGCGCTCGCCCAGCACCGACAGCACCAGGCGAAAAACCTGATCATCAAGGCACGCCGCCATCTGATCCGTCAGCATCGCCGCGCCGGAATCCAGCTGCACCGATATGCAGCTCTTGAGCTGTCCGAGCGCGTCGTTGCCGGCCGGCACCAGTTCGCCGACCAGATCGTCCGCATGCGCCACGGCGCCGAGCAATCGCTCGCGCGGAATGACCACGCATCGCCACTCATTATCCGGTGACGGCTGCCGGCGCGCTTTCAGCGATTGATCGAACCTGAGCAGCGTCGCCTCACCGCGATTGAGGCAGACCTCGCGGTCCCCGTTCCGATAGGTGATGGGAAGCGACGCGTGATTGTACACCAGCGCGTAGACGGCCTTGGCTTCATCTGTCGCCTCGCTTCCCCCGACCGGCGCCCTCATCCGGACGATATCCAGCGAGGTCAGGCGCAACACATCGAACACGCCGGCAAACGGGTAGACGTGGGACCAGGCCAGATCCGAGGCCGTCACGTATTCGCAAAGCAGGTTCCGCCACTGCGAAAGTTCCGAAGCTTCGTGATCGCCGGCGCTTCGAGCCGCAAAAGAGATCCGTCGCAATATTCTCGCCCCTTGGATGGTTGCTACCAAGTGTGTGTCACGGGTGAGCGGGCAAGGTTCATCTCATTGCTCTTCATGACCTTAAGTCCCGCGATCGGATGAGCGCCGGCCATGACACGTGTCCAAATTTCTACGGGCTCAACGGATCGGTGCCGAGGTGCTGTCGTGCGCGCCGCGATGCGACGGCAAAGAACCCGGATAAAGACCAGCGATCGCGCGCGCGGGCCAGAACGACAAGATGGGCCGCCCTGGGCTGAGCTCGTGCCAAGCGACTCCTGTTCCATATCTGATGAGAAAGCCCGGGCTCTCAGCCGGGCTTGGTGCTCTTAAACGCTATCGTAGGCCCCGAACCCTTGCTCCGTGGTGCAGGCAAACCACATAAGCCTGATCGCAATACACTCGATCATCCCGGCCCGTTCCACAGGGAAAAAACTCCCACTGGAAATCAGTCATTGTTCTTGATATGTTCCGTGGACAATTCGATCAGCCTGAGTCCCCGGCCTTCCGGCAATCAGCGCCCGGTGTACGATGACGGGAAAGCCTCGAGCCTCCCGGAACGGATACGTGCGCGGCCGATGGATATGAGATAAACCGCGCGTTCTCTGACGCCAGCGGCCGTGAAAAGACGGCCGGCGTCCGGCAATTCGCAAACGAAACCAACGTTACAATCGCGCGTCCAACGCGCTGGGAATGCCCGTGATGGATGAAATTCTCAAGGCGAACCGCAGCAAGCAGGCCGCCAACAGCCGTGCGATCACCATCCGCGGCGCGCGCGAGCACAACCTCAAGAACGTCAATCTCGAGATCCCGCGCGACCGCCTGGTGGTGCTGACCGGATTGTCGGGCTCGGGCAAGTCCTCCCTCGCGTTCGACACCATCTATGCCGAGGGACAGCGGCGTTATGTGGAGTCGCTCTCGGCTTACGCCCGGCAGTTCCTGGAAATGATGCAGAAGCCGGACGTCGACCAGATCGACGGCCTGTCGCCGGCCATTTCCATCGAACAGAAAACGACCTCGAAGAACCCGCGCTCGACCGTCGGCACGGTGACCGAGATCTACGACTACATGCGGCTGCTGTGGGCCCGCGTCGGCGTGCCCTACTCGCCGGCCACGGGTCTTCCGATCGAGAGCCAGACCGTGTCGCAGATGGTGGACCGGGTGCTGGCGCTGCCCGAGGGCACGCGGCTTTATCTGCTGGCGCCGGTGGTGCGCGGCCGCAAGGGCGAGTATCGCAAGGAGCTCGCCGAATATCTCAAGAAGGGGTTCCAGCGGGTCAAGATCGACGGCGCGTTCCATGAGCTGTCTGAGGCGCCGACGCTGGACAAGAAATTCCCCCACGACATCGATGTGGTGGTGGATCGCATCGTGGTCCGCCCCGACATCGCGCAGCGGCTGGCGGAATCCTTCGAAACCGCGCTGAAGCTCGCTGAAGGACTGGCCGTGGTGGAGTTCGCCGATGCGCCCGCAACCGCCGAAGGCGAGAAAAAGACCGACAAGAAGACCGCAAAAATCCACGACAAGAGCGGCCCGGAGCGGCTGCTGTTTTCGGAAAAATTCGCCTGCCCGGTGTCCGGCTTCACCATTCCGGAAATCGAACCCAGACTCTTCTCCTTCAACAACCCCTATGGCGCCTGCCCCGCGTGCGGCGGCCTCGGTGTCGAGCAGCATATCGATGCCGATCTCGTCATCGCCGACAAGGAACTGACGCTGCGCAAAGGCGCGATCGCGCCGTGGGCGAAGTCGTCCTCGCCCTATTACGTGCAGACCCTGCAGGCGCTCGGCAAGTTCTACAAATTCACCCTCGATACCAAGTGGAAGGACCTGCCGAAAAAGACGCAGAATGCCCTGCTCTATGGCTCCGGCGACGACGAGATCAAGTTCTCCTACGAAGACGGCGTGCGCTCCTACGACACCAAGAAGCCGTTCGAGGGCGTGGTCACCAACATCGAGCGCCGCTTCCGCGAGACCGAAAGCGAGTGGGCGCGCGAAGAGCTCGGCAAATACTTCAGCGACGTGCCGTGCAAGGGCTGCGCCGGCCATCGGCTGAAGCCGGAGGCGCTGTGCGTCAAGATCGGCGGCAAGCACATCGGCGAGATTTCCGAACTGTCGGTCAAGAAGGCCGGCGAATGGTTCGAGAGCGTTCCCGGTTTACTCAGCACCCAGCAGAACGAGATCGCGATCCGCGTACTCAAGGAGATCCGCGAACGGCTGTCGTTCCTGCTCGACGTCGGCCTTAACTATCTGACCCTGGCCCGCGCGTCCGGAACACTGTCCGGCGGCGAAAGCCAGCGCATCCGTCTGGCATCGCAGATCGGTTCCGGCCTCACCGGCGTGCTCTATGTGCTGGACGAACCGTCGATCGGCCTGCACCAGCGCGACAATGCGCGGCTGCTCGATACGCTGAAGCGGCTGCGCGACCTCGGCAACACCGTGATCGTGGTCGAGCACGATGAAGACGCCATCCGGCTGGCGGACTACGTGGTCGATGTCGGGCCCGGCGCCGGCATCCATGGCGGCAACATTGTCGCCAAGGGCACGCCCGCCGAAGTGATGGCCAACCCGGCGTCGCTGACCGGCAAGTATCTCACCGGCGAGATGTCCGTTGAAATCCCCGAGCGCAAGCCGCCGAACCATCGCCGCACCATCAAGGTGGTGAACGCCTCCGGCAACAATCTGAAGAACGTTTCGGCGGAAATTCCGCTGGGGCTGTTCACTTGCGTCACCGGCGTGTCCGGCGGCGGCAAGTCGACGCTGCTGATCGATACGCTCTACAAGGCGATCGCGCGCAAGCTCAACAATGCCAGCGAAGGCCCGGCCCCGCACGACCGCATCGAGGGGCTGGAGCACATCGACAAGATCATCGAGATCGACCAGTCACCGATCGGCCGCACCCCGCGCTCGAACCCCGCGACCTATACCGGCGCGTTCACCCCGATCCGCGAATGGTTTGCCGGCCTGCCGGAAGCCAAGGCGCGCGGCTACGAGCCGGGACGTTTTTCGTTCAACGTCAAGGGCGGCCGCTGCGAGGCCTGCCAGGGCGACGGCGTGATCAAGATCGAGATGCACTTCCTGCCTGATGTCTACGTCACCTGCGATACCTGCAAGGGCAAGCGCTACAACCGCGAAACCCTTGAAGTGCTGTTCAAGGGCAAGTCGATCGCCGACGTCCTCGACATGACGGTGGAAGAAGCCGCCGAGTTCTTCAAGGCGGTACCGCGGGTGCGCGAAACCTTCAAGACCCTGCACCGCGTCGGTCTCGACTACATCCATGTCGGCCAGCAGGCCACCACGCTCTCCGGCGGCGAGGCGCAGCGCGTCAAGCTCGCCAAGGAGCTGTCGAAACGCGCCACCGGCCGCACGCTCTACATCCTGGACGAGCCGACCACTGGGCTACATTTCCACGACGTGGCCAAGCTGCTCGAGGTGCTGCACGAACTGGTCAACCAGGGCAACACCGTGGTGGTGATCGAGCACAATCTCGAAGTCATCAAGACAGCGGACTGGGTGATCGATCTGGGTCCTGAAGGCGGCGACGGCGGCGGCGAGATCGTGGCCTGGGGTCCGCCGGAAGACATCGTCAAGGCGCCGCGCAGCTACACCGGCAAATTCCTAGCGCCGGTGCTGGCGAAAGCCAACAAGCCACGCAAGCGGCGGGTGGTGAGCAATAAGGACGATGGCGTATCCGGAGAAGCGGCGGAGTAGCCAGTCTTCGCCATGCAGCGGATGCTGTGCAGCAACCGGCGATCAAAGCTGGTTGCTGACCTCGACAAGGTTGCCGTCGGGATCCCTGACATACACCGACAGGATCGGTCCCGCTGCCCCCGCGCGTTCGCCGGGACCGGCGACGATGTCCACGCCGTGCTGCCTGAGATGCAGCACGACCGCATCGATCGGCGTATCGGTGAGAACACAGAAATTGCCGCTGCCCGGCACGGTCTCCCGCGCGATCTCGGGTGACGTGCGCACGTCCTGCAAGCTGATCTTGTTGGCCCCGAAGTGCAGCGACCACTTTCCTGGCCGCTCTTCCCGCGACGTCATCCCCAACACGCGCTCATAGAACCGACGTGCCGCCGCGACGTCGTTCACGCAAAGCACAATGTGATCGAGGGATCCCACCTGCATGGGCGGGCAGTCTACACCTCATGCTCATCGAGAGCGACGTCCACCTTGCCCGTAACGCGACGCGGTTGCTGCGCAGCAGCAAGACGAATCGATAGACCACAAACTGATATTCGGCGTTGTGGTCCGGGTAACTACCCAGCGGCGGAGCCGTTCGCCTGATTCCAGACAGTCTCGAACTCGGCCTTCGAAATCTCTTTCGCAAAAAACTGCGAATCCCGGTTGATCATCGCAAGCGGCGGGACTGGAGCTTCAGGCATCTCAGCCCGCCAATTTTCGCTGGCATAGCTGCATGCTTCAAGCCGGCCGTCGCGATACTTCCTCACGCATCGAATTGACCAGCGTAATGCGTCCAGTTCGTCGAACCATTCGACTGGTTCGTCTTCCGCCGCATCAATCCAGACACAATGAAAGTAACTCTGAGGAGGACCCAGCTGAGGCGGTCCGGGCAGTTCAATCGAAGACATGGCCAAGTCCTGAGCTTGCCGATTTGAAACATGACGGCGTTTGCGGCGGAGACACACTCGTCCACGGCTTCGGCGTGATGGCCGGGTCGGGCCACCGGACACGGGACCGCGAACCGCGACATCAAAAATGCTCCCGCATGAATGCACCCGCGCTTGCAAGCGCTCGCCGACCGGGCTCCAGGTGAGCATTCCACAAAGGCCATGCGTGGATCATGTGCGGCCATATCTGCAGGGTGACGGCGACATCGGCCGAGCCGGCCGCAGCCGCAAACCGCGTGGCATCTTCGAGCAACGTCTCTGACGATCCGACCTGGATCAGCGTTGGCGGAAAGCCCTTCAAATCCGCATAGAGCGGCGATATCAGCGGATCCTTCCGATCCATGCCGGCCGGCACAACGGCCGAGGCCAATTCCTCGAGGTAGACCTTGTGAATGATCGGATCGACGGCATCTTTCGTCGTCAATGAGGACCCGGACATGGAGAGATCAGTCCATGGCGACACCAGCCACGTGCAGGCGGGCAAGTCCTCCTCGAGTTCGCGCAGCCGATTGACCAACGCAACCGTCAGTCCGCCGCCTGCGCTGTCGCCACCGACGGCGATGTGCGCAGCCGCGATCCCTTGCCGCCGCAAATATCGCCACGCCGTCAGGCCATCGTCGAACGCGGCCGGAAACGGATGCTCCGGCGCCAGCCGATAACCGACCGCCAAGGTCCGCACCCGCGCCGCCCGGCCTGCTTCGGTCACCAAACGGCGATGGCTGCGGATGGAGCCCGAACAGTAGCCGCCGCCATGGAAAAACAGCAGCACACGCGACGCATCGCTGCCGGGAACGATCGACCATTCCCCGGCCACGCCATCCAGATCGACCGCGGACAGCTCGACGTCGTCGGCCACAGGCCAAACGGAGCCGACATCGTCCAGGCGCTGGCGTCGCTCCGTCCATCCGACGGGCCGTGGTTTCGAACCGAGCAGCGTGCGGATGGTATCGATCTCGCTCTGAACCATAGCTGCCTCCCGCCTTCTGACCGCGTCAACCGTCGGGGCTGAGCAGCCGAATGAGCGGTCGTCATCGCAACGATGTCATCGAGGGCGCATCAAATCCTGGAATTTTTCCACGCCAAAATGGTTTAATCGGAACATGATGCGGCCTGTTCAAAACCATCGTACCACAGCCCTCGCGGGAATTTTCACTGCCGGGGCAATCCTGGCCGCCAGTCTCGCGATATCGGCACCTGCCCGGGCCGAAGACTGCGGCTTCAAGACGCCGCCGGATATCGTCCTCAACAAGGAGTTGATGATCACCGACTTGTCGGTGGTCAACGACGCGCGCGCCTCGGGTCCGAACGGCGCCTGGTCGTTCGCGCACCTGATGGCCACGTTGACGCCGAACCGCGATACAGGCGACACCGTCAAGGATTGGCTTCGCACCTGGAACACTCCGTCTCACATCAACGGCTTTCCGCTCGACGCGCGACCGGCGATTTCCGAGACAATCGTCCGGCCCTGGATGGCCAGGGACGGCGCCACCGCGTTCGAGAGCTGGCGTCCCAATCTCGCCAATGCCCCGTTCCGTTTGCTCGCGATTGTCTATCGGCCTGATCTCGGCATCGTCACCAGGGACAATGTGATCGCCAATGCCGGCGAAGCGCGGCTGGTGTTCACGGCGCTCGACCTCAAGGGACGCGGCGATCTCGACACGGCGCCGCCGCTGCCGTTCACCCTGATCTTCGAGTACGCCCTGCCCGCATCCAGCCGCGAACAGGTCAAGGCCTGGGCCGAACGCTGGCACGCGCTGGGGCGGCTGCCGTTCGGCGTATCTTATAACGAGGCGCTGCAAGCCATTATCGGTACGTTCGACGGCTCTACCGGAACCAACACCTTGGCGCGGTTGCGCACCAACGAAGGGCTTGGCTTCCCCTGGCAGCTGCGCGAATTCCATCTGGACACGCAGGAACAGCGCTTGATCGCAGTACCGGTCAGCAACACGCCGCATCTCAGCCAAATCGATCAGCCCGACGCCCTGTCGGCAGCTATCAACAGCGATCGCGGTGGCGATATTCCCCTGCGCTTCATCGGCGGCAACGCCGACATGCCCAGCAGAGATTTCCGCTGGCCACAGATGGCCATCACCAACAATGTGTTGCGCCACAACTTCGCGATGCTGACCTGCAATGGCTGCCATACGGCGGAAACCGGCCGCAAGGCGGACGAAGCCGACGTCGCCAGCCATGCCGGCTTCCGGCACATCAGCGGCCGCCTGCATGACGCCGAGGCCACGCTGTCCGACTTCCTGACCGGCAATCCAGCCGTGGTGACCGACCCGACCGGAAAACTGCAGACCTTCTGTGACCTCAAGATGCGGCAGCGCGCAATGTTCGAGGCGCTCAACCCGCTGCCGGCATCGACGACATCAGCCCCGCATCCGGACGATCTCTCGGTAGCGCGCTCGCGCAAGGATCGCACTGACTGAGCGGGCTCTCGGTCAAAAGCGCTTCTCGGACAGAATGCGCGTGGCGTGCTGAAGTCTGTCGACCGAGCGCTCGGTGTCGGTCAGAGCACAACAGCTCACCAACGTATCGATAATCGCGAGCTGAGCGACGCGGCTGCTCATCGCCTCGGGCCGATATCGGGTTTCATTCGCGACGGTATAGAGCAGCACGTCACAGTGCGCCGCGAGAGGCGACTTGCCGAGCCGCGTGATACCGATTGTCCTGGCGCCGGATTCCCGCGCCAATCGGGTCGCAAGCACCGTCTCGACCGTGCTGCCGGAGTGAGACACCGTGACGGTCGCGACGGTTGGACCGGTCATGCCGGCGCTGACGGCCTGGACATGGGAATCGACGACCGCGCTTGCCGCGAGCCCCAGTTGCAGCAAGCGATAGGACAGGTCCTGCGCAATGGGCGCCGAACTTCCGATACCATAGATCTCAATGCGCTGCGCGTCCCTCAACAGGCTTGCCGCCTTCGCCAGCGATTCCATCGAGAGCAGGCGTCGCGTCTCGTGAAGCGAAGCGGCATGGGCGGCAAAGATGTGATCCGTGACGGTCGCCGGATCATCGCCCCGATGCAGGTCCTCCTGAATCAGACGAACCGGCTCGATCAAATCCCGCGCCAGAAGAATTTTGAGCTCCTGAAACCCGCGAACATCCACCCGGCGGCAAAAGGCAACGATCGTGCCTTCGCTGACGTCACAGGTCTCCGCCACTTCGGTGATCGACATGTGAATGAAGGGCTCGGGCTTTGCGAGTATCAGCTCGGCAATCTGCCTGGCTTTCGGCGGAAGCTCGGACTGCAACTCCCTGATGCGGGAG is drawn from Bradyrhizobium prioriisuperbiae and contains these coding sequences:
- a CDS encoding AraC family transcriptional regulator; the encoded protein is MVATIQGARILRRISFAARSAGDHEASELSQWRNLLCEYVTASDLAWSHVYPFAGVFDVLRLTSLDIVRMRAPVGGSEATDEAKAVYALVYNHASLPITYRNGDREVCLNRGEATLLRFDQSLKARRQPSPDNEWRCVVIPRERLLGAVAHADDLVGELVPAGNDALGQLKSCISVQLDSGAAMLTDQMAACLDDQVFRLVLSVLGERHETAGASSVVPSGSGVRAARREAVLAEIAVSYRNPALSVEAIAAKLGLSRRYVFALLRESGTGFSERVLEFRLQAAFATLRDIDRALLRISEVAYEAGFNEVSHFNRCFRRRFAMTPTEARAALR
- a CDS encoding VOC family protein; this encodes MQVGSLDHIVLCVNDVAAARRFYERVLGMTSREERPGKWSLHFGANKISLQDVRTSPEIARETVPGSGNFCVLTDTPIDAVVLHLRQHGVDIVAGPGERAGAAGPILSVYVRDPDGNLVEVSNQL
- the uvrA gene encoding excinuclease ABC subunit UvrA; the encoded protein is MDEILKANRSKQAANSRAITIRGAREHNLKNVNLEIPRDRLVVLTGLSGSGKSSLAFDTIYAEGQRRYVESLSAYARQFLEMMQKPDVDQIDGLSPAISIEQKTTSKNPRSTVGTVTEIYDYMRLLWARVGVPYSPATGLPIESQTVSQMVDRVLALPEGTRLYLLAPVVRGRKGEYRKELAEYLKKGFQRVKIDGAFHELSEAPTLDKKFPHDIDVVVDRIVVRPDIAQRLAESFETALKLAEGLAVVEFADAPATAEGEKKTDKKTAKIHDKSGPERLLFSEKFACPVSGFTIPEIEPRLFSFNNPYGACPACGGLGVEQHIDADLVIADKELTLRKGAIAPWAKSSSPYYVQTLQALGKFYKFTLDTKWKDLPKKTQNALLYGSGDDEIKFSYEDGVRSYDTKKPFEGVVTNIERRFRETESEWAREELGKYFSDVPCKGCAGHRLKPEALCVKIGGKHIGEISELSVKKAGEWFESVPGLLSTQQNEIAIRVLKEIRERLSFLLDVGLNYLTLARASGTLSGGESQRIRLASQIGSGLTGVLYVLDEPSIGLHQRDNARLLDTLKRLRDLGNTVIVVEHDEDAIRLADYVVDVGPGAGIHGGNIVAKGTPAEVMANPASLTGKYLTGEMSVEIPERKPPNHRRTIKVVNASGNNLKNVSAEIPLGLFTCVTGVSGGGKSTLLIDTLYKAIARKLNNASEGPAPHDRIEGLEHIDKIIEIDQSPIGRTPRSNPATYTGAFTPIREWFAGLPEAKARGYEPGRFSFNVKGGRCEACQGDGVIKIEMHFLPDVYVTCDTCKGKRYNRETLEVLFKGKSIADVLDMTVEEAAEFFKAVPRVRETFKTLHRVGLDYIHVGQQATTLSGGEAQRVKLAKELSKRATGRTLYILDEPTTGLHFHDVAKLLEVLHELVNQGNTVVVIEHNLEVIKTADWVIDLGPEGGDGGGEIVAWGPPEDIVKAPRSYTGKFLAPVLAKANKPRKRRVVSNKDDGVSGEAAE
- a CDS encoding MurR/RpiR family transcriptional regulator, producing MNVNPGPSVNGILSRIRELQSELPPKARQIAELILAKPEPFIHMSITEVAETCDVSEGTIVAFCRRVDVRGFQELKILLARDLIEPVRLIQEDLHRGDDPATVTDHIFAAHAASLHETRRLLSMESLAKAASLLRDAQRIEIYGIGSSAPIAQDLSYRLLQLGLAASAVVDSHVQAVSAGMTGPTVATVTVSHSGSTVETVLATRLARESGARTIGITRLGKSPLAAHCDVLLYTVANETRYRPEAMSSRVAQLAIIDTLVSCCALTDTERSVDRLQHATRILSEKRF
- a CDS encoding alpha/beta hydrolase, translated to MVQSEIDTIRTLLGSKPRPVGWTERRQRLDDVGSVWPVADDVELSAVDLDGVAGEWSIVPGSDASRVLLFFHGGGYCSGSIRSHRRLVTEAGRAARVRTLAVGYRLAPEHPFPAAFDDGLTAWRYLRRQGIAAAHIAVGGDSAGGGLTVALVNRLRELEEDLPACTWLVSPWTDLSMSGSSLTTKDAVDPIIHKVYLEELASAVVPAGMDRKDPLISPLYADLKGFPPTLIQVGSSETLLEDATRFAAAAGSADVAVTLQIWPHMIHAWPLWNAHLEPGRRALASAGAFMREHF
- a CDS encoding DUF6881 domain-containing protein → MSSIELPGPPQLGPPQSYFHCVWIDAAEDEPVEWFDELDALRWSIRCVRKYRDGRLEACSYASENWRAEMPEAPVPPLAMINRDSQFFAKEISKAEFETVWNQANGSAAG